In Propionimicrobium sp. PCR01-08-3, one DNA window encodes the following:
- a CDS encoding glutamyl-tRNA reductase produces the protein MPVLAIGLSHHQVSSDALTQFTAAAERAGEQLREAHGVHGLITLATCNRCELFVDSENFHQTVRLARDLLGKAGVPDLAPITDVYGLRNAVRHLFEVACGLDSMVVGEAEIAGQVRKALRRSSEQASPPLHRLFQMALGTSKQVANATMLGAMGRSVASVALDLAESRHGALRGKQALLIGTGAYAGVVTADLLRRGAEVSVYSSSGRAAAFATTHPVTPLTDAELPAALGTTQALIACSGRGRTAYHLTSRQLTEARGQAAELLPVVDLALGRDVSPELATTPGIDLIDLDVVGQCTPNDHVESLERARKLIDVAVENYLQAERTRLADPAIVAVRSYVNQIVAQELGDVTAHNSPEQTALVARSLRRVANTLLHQPSVRAQESARNGELGDFMSALEEVFGIEVTGQ, from the coding sequence GTGCCAGTCCTAGCCATCGGTCTCAGCCATCACCAGGTGAGTTCCGATGCCCTGACCCAATTCACCGCAGCGGCCGAGCGGGCCGGCGAGCAGCTACGCGAGGCCCATGGCGTCCATGGGTTGATCACGCTTGCCACCTGTAATCGCTGCGAGCTTTTTGTCGATTCGGAGAACTTCCACCAGACCGTCCGGTTGGCCCGGGATCTGCTCGGCAAGGCCGGCGTTCCCGATCTGGCTCCGATAACCGATGTCTATGGTCTGCGCAACGCGGTGCGGCATCTGTTCGAGGTGGCCTGCGGGCTGGATTCGATGGTCGTCGGCGAGGCCGAGATCGCCGGCCAGGTGCGCAAGGCGCTTCGCCGTTCGTCCGAGCAGGCATCTCCCCCGCTGCACCGGCTCTTTCAGATGGCGCTGGGCACGTCGAAGCAGGTCGCGAATGCCACCATGCTCGGCGCGATGGGACGATCGGTCGCCTCGGTGGCTCTCGATCTCGCCGAATCCAGGCATGGCGCGCTGCGTGGCAAGCAAGCGCTGCTGATCGGCACCGGCGCCTACGCGGGCGTCGTCACCGCCGATCTGCTGCGGCGAGGTGCCGAGGTTTCGGTCTACTCATCGTCCGGACGCGCGGCCGCCTTCGCCACAACCCATCCGGTCACGCCGCTCACCGATGCCGAACTTCCGGCCGCGCTCGGCACCACCCAGGCATTGATCGCCTGCAGCGGACGCGGCCGCACCGCCTATCACCTCACCTCACGCCAGCTGACCGAGGCCCGCGGCCAGGCTGCCGAACTTCTGCCCGTGGTCGATCTCGCGCTCGGACGAGACGTCTCCCCCGAGCTCGCCACCACGCCCGGCATCGACCTCATCGACCTCGACGTGGTCGGCCAGTGCACGCCGAATGACCATGTGGAGTCGCTGGAACGGGCGCGCAAGCTGATCGATGTGGCGGTCGAGAACTATCTGCAGGCGGAGCGCACCAGGCTGGCTGATCCCGCGATCGTGGCGGTGCGCTCCTACGTCAATCAGATCGTCGCCCAGGAACTGGGCGACGTGACCGCCCACAACTCCCCCGAGCAGACGGCCCTGGTCGCCCGCTCGCTGCGCAGGGTCGCCAACACCCTGCTGCATCAGCCGAGCGTGCGCGCCCAAGAATCCGCTCGCAATGGCGAGCTCGGCGATTTCATGTCAGCCTTGGAGGAAGTCTTCGGAATCGAGGTGACCGGACAATGA
- a CDS encoding universal stress protein translates to MNETPQPGVERITPFARNALVVGIEPGQPEIVVVTAARLAETLHAKVYFAYADPERITEREFPDGTVQHGGLDPDFSGDEIWQAKRDKLIAALRNTLLSSPVDWEFRYLAGRADRALTHLARAVDASMIVVGTRRPGGGRVKRLLEGTLGRHLAHHQHRPVLIIPTTVVDWKIPLE, encoded by the coding sequence ATGAACGAGACACCGCAGCCGGGCGTCGAACGCATCACGCCGTTCGCCAGGAATGCGCTGGTCGTCGGCATCGAACCCGGCCAGCCCGAGATCGTCGTCGTCACTGCGGCCAGGCTGGCCGAGACCCTGCACGCCAAGGTCTACTTCGCCTACGCCGACCCGGAGCGCATCACCGAGCGCGAGTTTCCCGACGGCACCGTGCAGCACGGCGGTCTCGATCCGGACTTCTCCGGCGACGAGATCTGGCAGGCCAAGCGGGACAAGCTGATTGCTGCGCTGCGCAACACCCTGCTGAGTTCTCCTGTTGACTGGGAATTCCGCTATCTGGCCGGGCGCGCCGACCGTGCCCTGACCCACCTGGCCAGGGCCGTGGACGCCAGCATGATCGTGGTCGGCACCAGGCGTCCGGGCGGCGGCCGGGTGAAGCGGCTTCTCGAGGGGACGCTCGGCAGGCATCTGGCGCACCATCAACATCGTCCGGTGCTGATAATCCCGACCACGGTCGTCGACTGGAAGATCCCTCTCGAATGA
- a CDS encoding universal stress protein: MSEKLETAGRWVVGTDGSLRAEKAVMWAAKHASERTTPVPLLIIHAIPESPIPSREAAAVAQSEGRSYAEMVRDKAKRIVGDVAERVRTEYPKLQVETAVVEGHPADILAEAGKDADQIVVGARGSGAPALVKMLGGTSDYVVAQAQGAIAVVPDQAEDHEGAPVVVGLDDSPQGNLAVARAFQAASLRGVPLIAITAWDYGPYDAFNAEQWEYSIDDMTKMMVEAADQLIADKVKEFPDVQVEVRAVRGRPEAALIEASRTAGLVVIGSRGRGGFARLLLGSTSRHVLRESYCPVVITRAVGGWKDQKGRSGAVPVDPFPPAAGFR, from the coding sequence TGAAAAGCTAGAAACTGCTGGTCGCTGGGTCGTCGGAACCGACGGCTCGTTGCGCGCCGAGAAAGCGGTGATGTGGGCGGCAAAGCACGCGTCCGAGCGCACGACACCAGTGCCTTTGTTGATCATCCACGCCATTCCGGAGTCGCCGATCCCTTCGCGTGAGGCGGCGGCCGTCGCTCAGAGTGAGGGGCGCTCCTATGCGGAGATGGTCCGGGACAAGGCGAAGAGGATCGTCGGTGATGTCGCCGAGCGGGTCCGCACCGAGTACCCGAAGCTTCAGGTCGAGACGGCAGTGGTCGAGGGACATCCGGCGGACATCCTCGCCGAGGCGGGCAAGGATGCTGACCAGATCGTTGTCGGTGCCCGTGGTTCCGGCGCGCCGGCGCTGGTGAAGATGCTCGGTGGCACGTCTGATTACGTAGTCGCCCAAGCGCAGGGCGCGATTGCTGTGGTGCCCGATCAGGCCGAGGATCACGAGGGCGCCCCGGTCGTCGTCGGTTTGGACGATTCGCCGCAGGGCAACTTGGCCGTTGCTCGCGCATTCCAGGCAGCATCGCTGCGAGGCGTCCCGCTGATCGCGATCACGGCCTGGGACTACGGCCCATACGACGCGTTCAATGCCGAACAGTGGGAGTACAGCATCGACGACATGACCAAGATGATGGTCGAGGCCGCCGATCAACTGATCGCTGACAAGGTGAAGGAGTTCCCGGATGTGCAGGTCGAGGTGCGTGCCGTACGCGGACGCCCCGAGGCCGCGTTGATCGAGGCATCCCGGACGGCCGGCCTGGTGGTGATCGGATCTCGTGGACGCGGCGGCTTCGCGCGGCTGCTGCTCGGCTCCACGAGCCGGCACGTACTGCGCGAGTCCTACTGCCCCGTGGTGATCACCCGCGCTGTCGGCGGCTGGAAGGATCAGAAGGGACGCTCGGGTGCGGTTCCGGTGGACCCCTTTCCGCCCGCAGCAGGATTCCGCTGA
- the hemL gene encoding glutamate-1-semialdehyde 2,1-aminomutase — translation MTSNEELFARAKNVMPGGVSSPVRAYGAVGGTPRFAAKAEGAWITDAEGKQYVDLVGSWGPMILGHAHPAVLEAIQRTAERSSSFGAPCLPELALAEKIVTMVQPVDRVRFTSSGTEAVMTAVRLARGATGRDKIIKFAGCYHGHSDSLLAAAGSGVATLGLPDSPGVTRGTAADTIVLPYGRLDLVEEAFTADDGQVAAVVTEAVPANMGVIVPPEGFNKGLREICSRHGAKLIMDEVLTGFRVGPTGYFGAAVKDEGWAPDLLTYGKVVGGGVPMSAVAGGAELMDLLAPAGPVYQAGTLSGNPVASAAGLATLENATPEVYEHLDRASERLRALIADALSTEGVPHRINNWGNLFSVFFTADEVTDYDSAKTQDTAAFGRFFHTLLDEGVWIAPSSFEAWFVSDALGDREFDVLAAALPKAAKAAARG, via the coding sequence ATGACCAGCAACGAAGAACTCTTCGCCCGCGCCAAGAACGTCATGCCCGGCGGCGTCTCGTCACCGGTGCGCGCCTATGGCGCCGTCGGCGGGACGCCGAGATTCGCGGCGAAGGCCGAGGGTGCCTGGATCACCGACGCCGAAGGCAAGCAGTACGTCGATCTGGTCGGCAGCTGGGGGCCGATGATTTTGGGGCATGCGCATCCGGCCGTGTTGGAGGCCATTCAGCGCACCGCCGAGCGCTCGTCCTCTTTCGGAGCGCCCTGCCTGCCCGAACTGGCGCTGGCCGAGAAGATCGTGACGATGGTGCAGCCGGTCGACCGGGTGCGGTTCACCTCGAGCGGCACCGAGGCCGTGATGACGGCGGTGCGGCTGGCCCGTGGGGCGACCGGACGCGACAAGATCATCAAGTTCGCCGGCTGCTATCACGGGCACAGCGACTCGCTGCTGGCCGCGGCGGGTTCGGGGGTGGCGACGCTCGGGCTGCCTGACTCTCCCGGAGTGACCAGGGGCACCGCAGCGGACACGATCGTGCTGCCCTATGGACGCCTCGACCTGGTCGAAGAGGCATTCACTGCCGATGACGGTCAGGTCGCCGCGGTGGTGACCGAGGCGGTGCCCGCGAATATGGGCGTGATCGTGCCGCCCGAGGGATTCAACAAGGGCCTGCGAGAGATCTGCAGCCGCCACGGCGCGAAGCTGATCATGGACGAGGTACTCACCGGGTTCCGGGTCGGCCCGACCGGTTACTTCGGTGCTGCCGTCAAGGACGAGGGCTGGGCACCCGATCTGCTCACCTATGGCAAGGTCGTGGGCGGTGGCGTGCCGATGTCGGCGGTCGCCGGTGGTGCCGAGCTGATGGATCTGCTGGCCCCTGCCGGACCGGTCTATCAAGCGGGAACGCTGAGCGGAAACCCCGTTGCGTCCGCTGCCGGGTTGGCGACTCTGGAGAACGCGACGCCAGAGGTCTATGAGCATTTGGACAGGGCCAGCGAGCGGCTTCGTGCGCTGATCGCCGACGCGCTGAGCACCGAAGGCGTGCCGCACCGGATCAACAATTGGGGCAACCTGTTCAGCGTCTTCTTCACCGCGGACGAGGTCACCGATTACGACTCGGCCAAGACTCAAGACACCGCAGCTTTCGGACGCTTCTTCCACACCCTGCTGGACGAAGGCGTCTGGATCGCACCGAGTTCGTTCGAGGCCTGGTTCGTCTCGGACGCCCTGGGCGATCGTGAGTTCGACGTGCTGGCGGCCGCCCTACCGAAGGCCGCGAAGGCGGCCGCACGCGGCTGA
- the hemC gene encoding hydroxymethylbilane synthase: protein MSTTNTAPLKLGTRGSLLARTQSQMVAEAINEATGRQVELTIIRTEGDDVSIPLDAPSRPGAFAATLRDALLDGRVDLAVHSFKDLPSAPLPGLSIAAIPRRSDPRDAWCSRDGVRLEDLPAGAKVGTSSPRRAVGIERARADLQIVPIRGNVDTRLRKVAEGEVDAAVLAAAGLLRLGHEDAITEYIDPGTLLPAPAQGALAVECRTGELAAEMAAIDNEDTRLAVVAERAILAGIGATCTTAVGALASWLHDDRMNLVVEVTAHRGIVYDRISRTGHVSTEDEARALGLSICDELLDQMG from the coding sequence ATGAGCACGACCAACACTGCACCACTCAAACTCGGCACGCGCGGCTCATTGCTCGCCCGCACCCAATCCCAGATGGTGGCCGAGGCCATCAACGAGGCCACGGGCCGGCAGGTCGAGTTGACCATCATCCGCACCGAGGGCGATGACGTGTCAATCCCCCTGGACGCGCCCTCGCGTCCGGGAGCCTTCGCGGCCACGCTGCGCGATGCGCTGCTCGATGGACGCGTCGACCTGGCGGTGCACTCCTTCAAGGACCTGCCCAGTGCCCCGCTTCCGGGGCTATCCATCGCCGCGATTCCACGCAGATCCGACCCCAGGGACGCGTGGTGTTCGCGTGACGGCGTCCGGTTGGAGGACCTGCCCGCCGGTGCGAAGGTGGGCACCTCCAGCCCCAGGCGCGCGGTCGGCATCGAGCGCGCCCGGGCCGATCTGCAAATCGTCCCCATCAGGGGAAACGTCGACACCCGGCTGCGCAAGGTTGCCGAAGGCGAAGTGGACGCAGCGGTGCTCGCCGCCGCCGGATTGCTGCGGCTGGGCCACGAAGATGCCATCACCGAATACATCGACCCTGGCACGCTGCTCCCCGCCCCGGCGCAGGGAGCACTGGCGGTCGAATGCCGCACCGGAGAACTTGCCGCCGAGATGGCTGCTATCGACAATGAGGACACCCGGCTGGCAGTGGTCGCCGAACGCGCCATACTCGCGGGCATCGGTGCCACCTGCACCACCGCGGTCGGAGCACTGGCCAGCTGGCTGCACGACGACCGTATGAATCTGGTGGTCGAGGTCACCGCCCATCGTGGCATCGTCTACGACCGCATTTCGCGTACCGGCCATGTCAGCACCGAGGACGAGGCCCGGGCGCTGGGCCTGTCGATCTGCGACGAGCTCTTGGACCAGATGGGCTAG
- a CDS encoding uroporphyrinogen-III synthase: MRPILLVRPDHNRSDAEALAAAGIDSVICPLLQVVPVADPDPARELAKRLSAGSLSSTESGLANDHLSPDLNQPKPASAGLPDSQATGGTGSATWVVVTSPRTWEMWQRTINELDSLLAEGLAHGLKIATVGARTASSLPEFARECIVTPPGISAEHLLAFLLEHGEGTSRPTVLLPHSARARRLLPDGLSEAGWHVLEAAIYDTVPIPGVRLPDLTKLGGVLLRSPSAASALASLAPELPSELTVFAVGPITAARCRELGWRPVEIDSTNPDAIATAVAQRSGSDRGMLES, from the coding sequence ATGAGACCGATTCTTCTGGTGCGTCCCGATCACAATCGGTCGGATGCCGAGGCGCTCGCGGCGGCAGGCATCGATTCGGTTATCTGCCCGTTGTTGCAGGTCGTTCCGGTCGCCGATCCGGACCCGGCAAGGGAACTGGCCAAGCGGTTGAGCGCAGGGTCGCTATCGTCTACCGAGTCCGGATTAGCCAATGACCATCTGAGCCCTGACCTGAATCAGCCAAAGCCGGCCTCTGCCGGCTTGCCTGATAGCCAGGCAACTGGTGGAACTGGTTCGGCAACCTGGGTCGTGGTGACCTCGCCACGCACCTGGGAGATGTGGCAGCGAACCATTAATGAGTTGGACTCACTACTCGCCGAGGGCTTGGCACATGGCCTCAAGATAGCGACCGTGGGAGCACGCACGGCATCCTCGCTCCCCGAATTCGCCCGTGAGTGCATCGTCACCCCACCGGGCATCAGCGCCGAACACCTTCTCGCATTCCTTCTTGAACATGGCGAAGGCACTTCGCGCCCAACTGTGCTGCTCCCGCACTCGGCACGGGCCAGGCGGCTCCTTCCCGACGGGCTGAGCGAGGCGGGCTGGCATGTGTTGGAGGCAGCGATCTATGACACCGTGCCCATCCCGGGCGTCCGGTTGCCCGATCTGACGAAACTCGGGGGCGTGCTGCTGCGCTCACCCAGCGCCGCGTCCGCTCTGGCTTCGCTGGCACCCGAGCTTCCCTCCGAGCTGACCGTGTTCGCCGTGGGCCCGATCACCGCTGCGCGCTGCCGCGAACTCGGCTGGCGTCCGGTAGAGATCGATTCCACCAATCCGGACGCGATCGCCACTGCCGTCGCCCAGCGCAGTGGCTCAGACAGGGGCATGCTTGAGTCATGA
- a CDS encoding CrcB family protein has translation MIALWVAICGGLGAGARFTLDGWLTGRVRGPVPLATFTINAIGSFILGLLTGWIAAGGPADVKAIAGVGFCGGFTTFSTASVELARLVRSGRHLAALGLGAAMFAISLAAALGGIVLGRLLG, from the coding sequence ATGATCGCGCTCTGGGTGGCGATCTGCGGCGGACTCGGCGCCGGTGCCAGGTTCACCCTCGACGGCTGGCTCACCGGACGCGTCCGCGGTCCCGTCCCGCTCGCCACCTTCACCATCAACGCCATCGGCTCGTTCATCCTCGGACTTCTGACGGGCTGGATCGCAGCAGGTGGTCCGGCTGATGTGAAAGCGATAGCCGGGGTGGGGTTCTGTGGCGGCTTCACCACCTTCAGCACCGCCAGTGTCGAGTTGGCGAGATTGGTGCGATCCGGACGACACCTCGCCGCCCTCGGCCTGGGCGCCGCAATGTTCGCCATCAGCCTCGCGGCCGCGCTCGGGGGCATCGTCCTGGGTCGACTGCTCGGCTAA
- the hemB gene encoding porphobilinogen synthase, with product MSLVQRPRRLRQSAAVRRLVAETRVDPADLVLPMFVVEGLDEPRPIAAMPGVHQHTLASLAQAALEAAAAGTGGLMLFGIPLHKDATGSEATNPDGILAKGVRVLAETVPDMPIIADLCLDEFTDHGHCGVLTPGGRVDNDATLVRYQEMALVLARAGATMVGTSGAMDGQVAACRSALDEQGFTDTMIMAYGAKYASAFFGPFREAVDSSLQGDRKAYQMDPANGVEALREVQLDVDEGADIVMVKPGLPYLDILAQTAAQVSIPVASYVVSGEYSMIEAAAANGWIDRKKTILEALTSVKRAGGSIIVTYWATEVADWLNDRSDRS from the coding sequence TTGTCCCTTGTTCAGCGTCCCCGCAGGTTACGTCAGAGCGCTGCCGTGCGGCGGCTGGTCGCGGAGACCAGGGTTGATCCGGCCGATCTGGTGCTGCCGATGTTCGTCGTCGAGGGGCTGGACGAGCCCCGCCCGATCGCCGCGATGCCGGGCGTCCACCAGCACACTCTCGCAAGCCTGGCCCAGGCGGCCCTCGAAGCGGCAGCGGCGGGCACCGGCGGGCTTATGCTCTTCGGCATCCCGCTGCACAAGGACGCCACCGGTTCCGAGGCCACCAATCCCGACGGCATTTTGGCCAAGGGTGTGCGGGTACTGGCCGAGACCGTGCCCGATATGCCGATCATCGCCGACCTGTGTTTGGACGAGTTCACCGACCACGGGCATTGCGGCGTGCTGACCCCGGGCGGACGTGTCGACAACGACGCAACCCTCGTCCGCTATCAGGAGATGGCACTCGTGCTGGCCCGCGCGGGCGCGACCATGGTCGGCACCTCGGGGGCGATGGACGGCCAGGTTGCTGCCTGCCGGTCCGCTCTTGACGAGCAAGGATTCACCGACACGATGATCATGGCCTACGGCGCGAAGTACGCGTCCGCCTTCTTCGGGCCCTTCCGCGAAGCCGTCGACTCGTCGCTGCAGGGTGACCGCAAGGCCTACCAGATGGACCCGGCCAACGGCGTCGAGGCACTGCGCGAGGTGCAGCTCGATGTGGACGAGGGCGCCGACATCGTGATGGTCAAGCCCGGTCTGCCCTATCTCGACATTTTGGCCCAGACCGCCGCCCAGGTGAGCATCCCGGTAGCCAGCTATGTCGTGTCGGGCGAGTATTCGATGATCGAGGCAGCCGCGGCGAACGGCTGGATCGACCGCAAGAAGACCATTCTCGAAGCGCTGACCAGCGTGAAACGGGCCGGAGGTTCGATCATCGTGACCTACTGGGCGACCGAAGTTGCCGACTGGCTGAATGACCGCTCAGACAGGTCATGA
- a CDS encoding CrcB family protein, with protein MTENRTPQVRPPHLCPLLIILVMVGGACGTAIRNAIENAFTASGDHLLPWATFAINISGAFLLGLLSELLTLLIADEEKRRKLQLTFGTGVLGGFTTYSTFVLETVRLGETSHLIAAFCYAAISIALGFAVAYLAMIGTRWTLAQKGQRR; from the coding sequence ATGACCGAGAACCGAACGCCGCAGGTGAGACCGCCTCACTTGTGTCCACTACTGATCATTCTGGTGATGGTAGGCGGCGCCTGCGGAACCGCGATACGCAATGCGATCGAGAACGCGTTCACTGCGTCCGGCGATCATCTACTGCCCTGGGCGACGTTCGCCATCAACATCTCCGGAGCGTTTCTGCTCGGGCTGCTCAGCGAGCTTCTCACCTTGCTGATCGCGGACGAGGAGAAGCGCCGCAAACTGCAACTGACCTTCGGCACCGGAGTTTTGGGCGGATTTACCACTTACTCAACCTTCGTTCTGGAAACCGTGCGGTTGGGCGAGACCAGTCACCTGATAGCGGCGTTTTGTTACGCGGCGATCAGTATCGCCCTCGGCTTCGCCGTCGCCTACCTGGCGATGATCGGAACCCGGTGGACGCTAGCTCAGAAGGGTCAACGACGATGA